In the genome of Deltaproteobacteria bacterium, one region contains:
- a CDS encoding nucleotidyltransferase domain-containing protein — MDKREVLKELALQCAEVLRNNYKVRRIFLIGSVVKGYVHDRSDIDLVVEGLPPNMYMKALTELYDILLPGIELNLIPFEDAYESLKKKTIQEGEIIYG, encoded by the coding sequence ATGGACAAAAGAGAGGTTTTGAAAGAGTTAGCCTTACAATGTGCCGAGGTGCTAAGAAATAACTATAAGGTTAGAAGGATTTTCCTTATTGGGTCGGTAGTTAAAGGATATGTTCACGATAGGTCAGATATTGATCTCGTAGTGGAAGGATTGCCTCCAAATATGTATATGAAAGCTCTCACAGAGTTGTATGATATTTTACTACCGGGCATAGAACTCAATCTCATTCCTTTTGAGGATGCTTACGAAAGTTTAAAAAAGAAAACAATTCAAGAGGGTGAAATTATATATGGATAA
- a CDS encoding type II toxin-antitoxin system PemK/MazF family toxin, whose translation MAGFVKGDVVVVPFPFSDLTRAKRRPALVIADLEGDNLILCQITSHRIRDRYAVPMEENEFETGTLRQKSNVRPNRIFTADRHIVLYRVGHLKPDKISEVIERIVNILRQ comes from the coding sequence GGAGATGTGGTGGTTGTTCCCTTTCCATTTTCGGATTTAACCCGTGCCAAGAGACGTCCTGCTCTGGTTATTGCCGATTTAGAAGGGGATAACCTGATTCTCTGCCAGATAACCAGTCATCGGATTAGAGATAGATATGCAGTTCCAATGGAGGAGAATGAATTCGAAACTGGGACACTTAGACAGAAAAGTAATGTGCGACCAAATCGTATATTTACAGCAGACCGCCACATTGTCTTATATCGTGTCGGTCATCTCAAACCTGATAAGATCAGTGAGGTGATCGAAAGGATAGTGAATATTTTACGGCAATGA